In Alkaliphilus flagellatus, one DNA window encodes the following:
- the eutC gene encoding ethanolamine ammonia-lyase subunit EutC, which translates to MDELGLKEMIKSILNEMVDEVSPVINGSTTKATVGTMQSTKPQEVEEGFIPDITEVDIRKQFLVPDPVDKEGYLKMKSYTPARLGLWRAGTRYMTEPSLRFRADHAAAQDAVFSYVSEDLVKELRFVEVATKCKDKDEYLTRPDLGRRFSSEAINTIKEAVKPNQKVQVIVGDGLSSAAIEANIKDILPSLRQGLKMFGLDFGEVVFIKHCRVPAMDQIGEATGADVVCLLIGERPGLVTSESMSAYIAYKPTIGMPEARRTVVSNIHKQGTPAVEAGAYIAEIIKRMLDNKASGLDLKEK; encoded by the coding sequence ATGGATGAATTAGGCTTAAAAGAAATGATTAAATCGATTTTAAATGAAATGGTAGATGAAGTATCACCAGTTATAAATGGTTCAACCACAAAAGCAACTGTAGGCACAATGCAATCTACTAAGCCTCAGGAAGTTGAAGAGGGATTTATACCAGATATTACAGAAGTAGATATTCGGAAGCAATTTTTAGTACCAGATCCAGTAGATAAAGAAGGTTATTTAAAAATGAAATCCTATACACCAGCCCGCTTGGGATTGTGGAGAGCAGGTACAAGATATATGACGGAACCTAGTCTTCGATTTCGTGCTGACCATGCTGCTGCCCAGGATGCTGTATTCTCTTATGTTAGTGAAGATCTAGTTAAGGAGCTTAGATTTGTAGAGGTTGCTACTAAATGCAAGGATAAAGATGAATATCTTACACGTCCAGATTTAGGGCGTAGGTTTTCAAGTGAAGCAATAAATACAATAAAAGAGGCTGTGAAACCAAATCAGAAAGTACAAGTTATCGTTGGTGATGGTTTAAGTTCAGCAGCAATAGAGGCAAATATTAAAGATATTTTACCTTCTTTACGACAAGGACTTAAGATGTTTGGTCTTGACTTTGGAGAGGTTGTTTTTATAAAGCATTGTCGCGTACCAGCTATGGATCAAATTGGTGAAGCAACAGGAGCTGATGTGGTCTGTCTTTTAATTGGAGAAAGACCAGGCCTTGTTACATCAGAATCTATGAGTGCATATATAGCTTATAAACCAACCATTGGTATGCCAGAGGCTAGAAGGACAGTAGTTTCCAATATTCACAAACAAGGAACCCCAGCAGTGGAAGCAGGAGCATATATTGCTGAAATTATCAAGAGAATGTTAGATAATAAAGCGTCTGGGTTAGATTTGAAAGAGAAATAA
- the eutL gene encoding ethanolamine utilization microcompartment protein EutL, whose amino-acid sequence MKNERLGANVLSVKIIPNVDDGLAKELKLAPNQKSLGIITSDSDDVTYVALDEATKASDVAVVYARSMYAGAANASTKLVGEVIGILAGPSPAEIRSGLDRAIEVIENEASFYSANDDNSIVYFAHSVSRTGSYLSKGANVKEGEAIAYLIAPPLEAIVAIDTALKSADVKMRVFYGPPTETNFAGALLTGSQSACRAACEAFAKAVKAVADSPTSY is encoded by the coding sequence ATGAAGAATGAACGATTGGGTGCAAATGTTCTAAGTGTAAAAATCATTCCAAATGTTGATGATGGATTGGCAAAGGAATTAAAATTAGCACCAAACCAAAAAAGTTTAGGGATTATAACATCTGATTCTGATGATGTAACATATGTAGCATTAGATGAAGCAACGAAGGCATCAGATGTAGCAGTTGTATATGCAAGAAGTATGTATGCTGGAGCTGCTAATGCTTCTACAAAATTAGTAGGAGAAGTTATTGGAATCTTAGCAGGTCCAAGTCCAGCAGAGATACGAAGTGGTCTAGATCGTGCTATTGAGGTAATAGAAAATGAAGCTAGCTTTTATAGTGCAAATGATGATAATTCAATAGTTTATTTTGCCCATTCTGTATCTAGAACAGGTTCCTATCTTTCAAAAGGAGCGAATGTTAAAGAAGGAGAGGCCATTGCTTATTTAATAGCGCCACCACTTGAAGCAATTGTAGCTATTGATACGGCTTTGAAATCTGCTGATGTAAAAATGCGTGTATTTTATGGACCACCAACTGAAACAAACTTTGCAGGAGCATTACTAACAGGGTCACAATCTGCTTGTAGAGCAGCATGTGAAGCATTTGCTAAGGCTGTGAAAGCCGTTGCTGATAGCCCGACCAGTTATTAG
- a CDS encoding ethanolamine ammonia-lyase subunit EutB, which produces MILKTKLFGKTYQFSSVMEVMGKANEEKSGDNLAGVAADSAEERVAAKVVLSQLTLSDLFNNPAVPYEKDEVTRIIIDNVNLKTYEKIKNWTVAKLREWILNNNTTNYDIHRISNGLTAEMVAAVAKIMSNLDLIVGAQKITITKTANTTIGLPGTFSTRLQPNHPTDNVDGIMASVMEGLSMGSGDAVIGLNPVDDTTESVKRILHKFNDFINEWEIPTQHVVLAHVATQMEAMEQGAPTGLVFQSIAGSQKGNAAFGISAKMLSEAKDMALKLGTAVGPNVMYFETGQGSELSSDAHNGVDQLTMEARCYGFAKYFDPFLVNTVVGFIGPEYLYDSKQVIRAGLEDHFMGKLTGISMGCDVCYTNHMKADQNDAENLTVLLAAAGVNFIMSIPSGDDVMLNYQTTGYHEGASIRQLLNKRTIKEFDQWLEKMGFSENGRLTSKAGDASVFLKH; this is translated from the coding sequence ATGATTTTAAAGACAAAGCTTTTTGGCAAAACCTATCAATTTTCATCTGTAATGGAAGTTATGGGGAAAGCTAACGAAGAAAAATCAGGAGATAATTTAGCTGGAGTTGCAGCAGATAGCGCTGAAGAAAGAGTTGCAGCTAAAGTTGTTCTATCACAATTAACGCTTTCAGATTTATTTAACAACCCTGCAGTGCCATATGAAAAGGATGAGGTAACACGCATTATTATTGATAATGTTAATCTTAAAACTTATGAAAAGATTAAAAATTGGACAGTAGCTAAATTAAGAGAATGGATTTTAAATAACAATACGACAAACTATGATATTCATCGTATATCAAATGGTCTAACTGCTGAAATGGTAGCAGCAGTTGCAAAAATTATGTCCAACTTAGACTTAATAGTAGGCGCTCAAAAGATTACAATAACTAAGACTGCTAATACTACAATTGGTCTTCCAGGAACTTTTTCAACCCGTCTACAACCAAATCATCCTACTGACAATGTGGATGGTATCATGGCTTCAGTTATGGAAGGCCTATCTATGGGATCTGGAGATGCAGTAATAGGTCTAAATCCAGTAGACGATACAACAGAAAGTGTAAAGCGTATTCTTCATAAGTTTAATGATTTTATTAATGAGTGGGAAATACCAACACAACATGTTGTTTTAGCTCACGTAGCTACTCAGATGGAAGCAATGGAGCAAGGGGCTCCAACAGGATTGGTATTCCAATCTATTGCAGGATCTCAAAAAGGAAATGCAGCTTTTGGAATTTCTGCAAAGATGCTTTCAGAAGCAAAGGACATGGCTTTGAAGTTGGGTACGGCAGTAGGCCCAAATGTTATGTACTTTGAGACAGGTCAAGGTTCAGAGCTTTCTTCTGATGCCCATAATGGTGTAGATCAACTGACTATGGAAGCTAGATGTTATGGATTTGCAAAATATTTTGATCCATTCCTTGTTAATACAGTTGTTGGATTTATTGGACCAGAATATCTGTATGACTCTAAACAAGTTATTCGTGCAGGTCTAGAGGATCATTTTATGGGTAAGTTAACTGGTATTTCCATGGGTTGTGATGTTTGTTACACCAACCATATGAAGGCTGATCAAAATGATGCTGAAAACTTAACAGTTTTACTTGCAGCAGCTGGTGTAAACTTTATTATGTCTATTCCAAGTGGTGATGATGTTATGTTAAATTATCAAACCACAGGGTACCATGAGGGTGCATCAATTAGACAGTTATTAAATAAGCGAACAATAAAAGAATTTGACCAATGGTTAGAAAAAATGGGATTCAGTGAAAATGGACGTTTAACTTCTAAAGCTGGTGATGCATCTGTATTCTTGAAGCATTAA